A single region of the Sphingomonas sp. LY29 genome encodes:
- the tsf gene encoding translation elongation factor Ts, whose protein sequence is MAEITAASVKELRERTGAGMMDCKKALAENNGEMEASVDWLRAKGLAAAAKKAGRTAAEGLVGVTVDGRRGAVVEVNSETDFVAKNEQFQGFVRDVATLALGTGGDIEALKGAAYPSGGTVEEALTNNIATIGENQSLRRSAVLEVAEGAVVSYVHNAVVPNLGKIGVLVALESAAPTDTLVALGKQLAMHIAAANPLALNADGLDADLLARERAIAVEKANESGKPANIVEKMVDGTMAKFAKENALTSQLFVIDGKTPVADVVAQAGKDAGSPITLKAFERFQLGEGIERESSDFAAEVAAAAGVKKSEPVA, encoded by the coding sequence ATGGCCGAGATCACTGCCGCTTCGGTAAAGGAACTTCGTGAGCGCACTGGCGCCGGGATGATGGACTGCAAGAAGGCGCTCGCCGAAAACAATGGCGAGATGGAAGCGTCGGTCGACTGGCTGCGCGCCAAGGGCCTCGCTGCCGCTGCCAAGAAGGCTGGCCGCACGGCCGCCGAAGGCTTGGTCGGCGTCACCGTCGACGGTCGCCGTGGCGCGGTGGTCGAAGTGAACTCCGAAACCGACTTCGTCGCGAAGAATGAGCAGTTCCAGGGCTTCGTCCGTGACGTCGCGACGCTGGCGCTCGGCACCGGCGGCGACATCGAAGCGCTTAAGGGCGCAGCCTACCCGTCGGGTGGCACGGTCGAGGAAGCGCTGACCAACAACATCGCGACGATCGGCGAGAACCAGTCTCTGCGTCGTTCTGCCGTGCTCGAGGTCGCCGAAGGCGCCGTTGTCAGCTACGTCCACAATGCGGTCGTCCCGAACCTCGGCAAGATCGGCGTGCTCGTCGCGCTGGAGAGCGCTGCGCCGACCGATACGCTCGTCGCGCTGGGCAAGCAGTTGGCGATGCACATCGCAGCGGCCAATCCGCTGGCGCTCAACGCTGACGGCCTCGACGCCGACCTGCTGGCGCGCGAGCGTGCGATAGCAGTTGAGAAGGCCAATGAAAGCGGCAAGCCTGCCAACATCGTCGAGAAGATGGTCGACGGCACGATGGCCAAATTCGCGAAGGAAAATGCCCTGACGAGCCAGCTGTTCGTGATCGACGGCAAGACCCCGGTCGCCGACGTCGTCGCGCAGGCCGGCAAGGATGCTGGATCGCCGATCACGCTTAAGGCGTTCGAGCGCTTCCAGCTTGGCGAAGGCATCGAGCGCGAGTCGAGCGACTTCGCGGCCGAAGTCGCCGCCGCCGCTGGCGTCAAGAAGAGCGAGCCGGTCGCCTGA